A stretch of Bacillus pseudomycoides DNA encodes these proteins:
- a CDS encoding YaiI/YqxD family protein, producing the protein MKIYVDADACPVKDIIISEGTNAEIPVILVTSFSHFSNAEQPSGVETIYVDSGADAADYRIMKLAEKGDIIVTQDYGLASLGLAKGCTVLHHNGYSYTNENIDQLLQTRYLSAMARKSGKRTKGPKPFTSEDREKFRELFKRAILL; encoded by the coding sequence ATGAAAATTTATGTTGATGCAGATGCTTGTCCGGTAAAAGATATTATTATCTCTGAAGGTACGAATGCTGAAATTCCTGTTATCCTTGTTACTAGCTTTTCTCATTTTTCTAATGCGGAACAACCATCAGGAGTGGAAACGATTTATGTTGATTCTGGAGCAGATGCTGCGGATTATCGGATTATGAAGTTAGCAGAAAAAGGAGACATAATCGTTACGCAAGATTATGGTCTTGCTTCGCTAGGTTTAGCAAAAGGGTGTACGGTTCTTCACCATAATGGGTATAGCTATACAAATGAAAACATTGACCAATTATTACAAACACGTTATTTGAGTGCAATGGCTCGAAAAAGTGGAAAGCGTACAAAGGGGCCAAAACCATTTACATCAGAAGATAGGGAGAAATTTAGGGAGCTTTTTAAAAGAGCGATTTTACTTTAA
- a CDS encoding DinB family protein: MLKLFQYNWQVRDDWFTLCEDIPDEELLKKRVGGFGSILHTLFHIVDVEYMWILGLRGEPVPEEPLFEDYASLQKVKNLSAQYHEKVKPFVTSWTNEMDSRKLSETDFNEEPISSRDAPIRRRVIECTHGEIIRHVIVHEIHHIGQLSIWAREIGKEPVSANLRGRGLFNN, translated from the coding sequence ATGTTGAAACTGTTTCAATATAACTGGCAAGTTCGTGATGATTGGTTTACATTGTGCGAAGACATACCGGATGAAGAACTATTAAAGAAACGGGTCGGTGGGTTCGGCAGTATCCTACATACCCTATTTCACATTGTAGATGTGGAATATATGTGGATCTTAGGTTTGCGAGGTGAACCAGTGCCTGAGGAGCCATTGTTTGAGGATTATGCTAGCTTACAAAAAGTGAAAAATCTTTCAGCTCAATACCATGAGAAAGTGAAACCATTTGTGACATCTTGGACAAATGAAATGGATTCTCGGAAACTTTCAGAAACTGATTTCAATGAAGAACCGATTAGCTCTAGAGACGCACCAATCAGGCGCCGAGTCATTGAATGTACACACGGAGAGATCATACGTCATGTCATTGTCCACGAAATCCACCATATTGGCCAGTTATCTATATGGGCACGTGAAATAGGAAAGGAGCCTGTTTCCGCAAATCTGAGAGGAAGAGGGCTATTCAATAATTAG
- a CDS encoding site-specific integrase, whose product MKVQEVLLDGNRKRYLLLDEDGIPVVPVMKYLKYLDATEKSSNTLKTYRYALKQYFDYLEEVKKDFEVFW is encoded by the coding sequence ATGAAAGTACAGGAAGTATTACTTGATGGTAATAGGAAAAGATATTTGCTTCTCGATGAAGACGGAATACCTGTAGTTCCGGTTATGAAGTATTTAAAGTATTTAGATGCAACAGAAAAAAGCAGCAATACACTAAAAACATACCGTTATGCCCTAAAACAGTACTTTGATTATTTAGAGGAAGTAAAAAAGGATTTTGAAGTCTTTTGGTGA